Genomic segment of Hydractinia symbiolongicarpus strain clone_291-10 chromosome 5, HSymV2.1, whole genome shotgun sequence:
GTCAAACAATTGTCTGACAAACAagattttctctattttttggtATCTTTTTAGGTCTTTAACCACAATTACTGCTAAGGTATACATATCAAGGTACTGTATAAAAAAAGACTGAAAAATGACATTGCTTAACGTTCGAATTATGAGGAAagtattcaaaaaaattaaaaaattacgtATACAAAGAATTTATAGCTTTCATGATTTTTCTTTAATGATAgatgtttaaagtttttaaactcGACTGATTTCAAGAGTTTTGAAGGTGCCGCAAGCAAAATTATAAAAGACGTTTGTACCAATAAAATAAAGGGCTGGGAACTAAGTGAAAGAACGCAGCGAACCGTATGACGCTAAGAAATTGAACATTCATAGAGAAATCAACCATATAGAGCAAAAAGCCATTTTAATCCATTGATGTTAAATTTCATTTcctaaagaaaacaaacataACCATATTTGGAAAACTTTTATAGTTGTGTATGTAATTACaaactaatttaaaatattttcatgaatAATATCGAAGCAGTGGAAACCATTATgagatgttttgttttttattaacatgTCTGGCGTGCATAGAGAAAGATAAACAAACTCCATACAAATGATTGGACACTTTTTGTCACGTGATGTCAACACTCCCACTTCTGTTACGAACGCTTATTAAAGTATTTCGTggtcaaaatttatttattcgtGTTAAATAGCCGCTTGCGAAGCATCTTGTGATAGCTTGGACGACAACAACATAAGTATTTAAAATGGCGAATCGACCTGTTGGTTTTGGATATACTGCTGAAACAACAAAAAAGGTAGAATGTTTGACGTAAAAtgtatgtaaaaatgtttttgagaggagactttttaataatttttatgcaaaGTTTAAACTACCTATATTTCCATGTATAATAGTACCAAACTTGTTAAGTAAAGTATTTTTTATGTCACAGCGGGTGTCTTTTTATATACTGAaatatatgcttttttaaaagttattttacttATTATTTTCAGATTGACGCCAAGTACGATCTTGAAAGTGAGCAACAGGCAGTAGAATGGATTAATGCTGTTCTCGGAGGGAGCGAACTAGGAACAGTTAAAGGAAAGGACGAAgtacaacaaaaattaaaagatggTATCATTCTTTGCAAGTAAGCCTTTCGAATCTCCACTCGAGTAGAAGAAAGAATCATAAAACAAGGCTCAGCCTCTCTTTTGTTCAGTATTATATGTTTTATTAGCTTAGTTGCCCGGTGTTGGATGTCAGGTTAAGCGCTTATGTGCCATTTTGCCATAAATACTTCGTGAATTTTTAGCACTGAATCAGCCATTGTAGCAGATAGACAACAAGTACTATTCGGTGTATTCTATTCGGTATTCAGATTAAAACTACTGAAATCTGCTAAGACACCCTCTCTTCTTCATTATAAATTCAGCGTCACAGCCGTTAACTTCaccaacaaggcaaaatgccctggaaacgaggtcgAATTGCATTACATCCTCTGTTTTTAGGCTTATGAATACTTTACAACCAGGGGCCATTCCTAAAATACATCCGGCTAATGCGAACAAATTCAAACACGTAAGACTTTTGTGACAGTATTGTTAAAATGTCTTTCGAGTTCGAATCATTCTTATTGTGCACGTTTGCTTTGCCTTTAGATGGAAAACATCTCCAACTTTTTAACGGCAGCCGAGAAATATGGTTGTTCCCGTGGAGATTTATTCCAATCAGTTTACTTGCAAGATAACCAAAATATGGGCGCCGTTATTGGCGGAGTTCATGCTTTAGGAAGAAAGGTTAGAACTTAATATTCTATCAACCTCTACCATAGGGCCTGTTCTCCTTCCTGTCTAACACTGCTGAAAAGGGCCTGGGTACGAGGTTAGACATCCCACGTGTGATTTAAAAAACAGGTCTTCCAAGGAAAGACTTtgcattaaaaaacatttctatttgcTAATTCTCACTCATTTTAGGCACAAGTAAACAATTTCAGTGGACCAGTTTTAGGACCCAAAGAAGCTCAAGCGAACAAGAGAGAATTTTCCGAAGAGCAATTGTTACATGGTAGAGTTCATGGTATCTAGAAACCATTCCTCTTTCAGATGCcttcaaaatatatttcaatcTGCAGCTTCCTTTGTGGGTACCGAAAACAGCCAGCAGAATCTTTATAAAATGAAttgtaataatttatttatacatctgatatttttattgtaaatacaAAAACTACAACAATATGAatcttgaaaaataattttttgttgtatcttGCGACGGTATTTAACTAGAtctacacttttctttttttgaagattttttccAGGTCTTTTATTTCCGGGAGTGTATCTAAGCCGATGGAGATTCGTGTTTGGTCCACTTCTAATTTCATTGGTTTATACAAATCGACCAACTCTTGTGTTTTCACTTTGGAATTTTCCAAATCATTTTTCGCGTGTTTCATCATAGTTCGAAGCTGaaaatgaatgaataatttttattttgtgaatatTGCATCATTCTAAAAATTCTGTAATTTGTGCAAGACTTCTCTTAAAACACCAGACTGAAAGCAAAAActacaaaagtttgtttaaatttCACCAAATAAGttcttattacaaaattaatacGATAACGGCcagacacacaaaaaaaataatgcagCAAGATGTTTACATAGCGTAGTGTCGAAACTTGTACATCGTACTTTCGACACTTGATACCGTCCCGTCGATAGTTTTATATCGAAGTGTCGAAACTTGTATATCGTACTTTCGACACTTGATACCGTCCCGTCGATAGTTATATATGGAAGTGTCGAAACTTGTATATCGTACTTTCAACACTTGATACCGTCCCGTCGATAGTTTTATATCGAAGTGTCGAAACTTGTATATCGTACTTTCGACACTTGATACCGTCCCGTCGATAGTTATATATGGAAGTGTCGAAACTTGTATATCGTACTTTTAACACTTGATACCGTCCCGTCGATAGTTATATATGGAAGTGTCGAAACTTGTATATCGTACTTTCGACACTTGATACCGTCCCGTCGATAGTTATATATGGAAGTGTCGAAACTTGTATATCGTACTTTCAACACTTGATACCGTCCCGTCGATAGTTATATATGGAAGTGTCGAAACTTGTACATCGTACTTTCGACACTTGATACCGTCCCGTCGATAGTTTTATATCGAAGTGTCGAAACTTGTATATCGTACTTTCGACACTTGATACCGTCCCGTCGATAGTTATATATCGAAGTGTCGAAACTTGTATATCGTATTGCCCATTACCGTTGATACTAGAACAGGCAGGAAGGGATAAGAAAGTTTACAATTAAAGAGTGAGAAATagataagtaaaaaaacaatcGATCCTGATTATTGTTCAACTTTGAACCTTTTTTTGGATCAAAGGTAATCCtaaaacttaaatttaattgGTTGGTTTCACTACTCACTCAAACGtacttataatttttaaattttggtccAAAGGGGTATTCATTTTCAAATATAACAAATCATAAACCTCAACAATTTGCGGATATATAATTTTGCACTGTCATCTGCAAATCTGGCTGAAGTCACtgaaatactttattttaaaacttctttgagataaaccttgAAAGTCCGGAGACGAGAATGCTTTAAGGCAGATATTCTACAGTTAAGATAAAAATTGTTTgaagaaaaaatcaaatatgGAATGGCTGGCAAGCAACTCCgcattttctttttagaaaagaAATAGAATATTTACTTCACAAGAGAACAAACCACACTCAACATAGAAAAAACAATTACGTTTTAAGAAACAAAAGTtaatttgaaaagaaagtttcgAATAATTTACTGGGACAAAACTTTTCAGGGATTGGAACCAACCGCGAATTTCGTTCGTAGGAATTTAATTTTGTGGATCAGcctattttccaatttttttttattttgcggcCAATTTTTATTACTAAAAGATTTTCCGATGTAAAATTGCGTAAAACAACATCCTCATAACACTATTCTTTTCGCACTTAGACAGCTTAGTTTCACATAGTTCATTGCTTTATaacaatttacagaattttctgattttttgtcCCAGTTATGAAATTCAGACTTTTCAATGTTCTCCTGTTTTTGATGGCTATCTGCCATGTTTTATCACGTTTTTTCCTTATAGCGTTAATAGAATTATTTGACTAACAACACAACaccaaaaaaatcatttttcttccGTGGTAggcggaaaaaa
This window contains:
- the LOC130644608 gene encoding myophilin-like, with the translated sequence MANRPVGFGYTAETTKKIDAKYDLESEQQAVEWINAVLGGSELGTVKGKDEVQQKLKDGIILCKLMNTLQPGAIPKIHPANANKFKHMENISNFLTAAEKYGCSRGDLFQSVYLQDNQNMGAVIGGVHALGRKAQVNNFSGPVLGPKEAQANKREFSEEQLLHGRVHGI